The DNA segment GCGGTGCCTCCTGGGAAACCACTGGTGTGGCCGCTATCGTCGCGATTGCACTCATGTTCATTAGTGGCCCACTCGGCTTGCTCGTCGGCCTCTTCGGGACCGTCTTTTTGCTCGAGTTCGCCCGCAACGGTGACGCCGACCAGAGCGCCCGAACTGCCGTGTTCGCGACGGCCGGGATACTGGCGTCGACGGCGATCCAAGTGTTGTTGACGACGACGCTCTTCGTGGGGTTTCTCGTCGCTGTCTTCGTGTTGTGACAGGAGTCCGTCCTCGTTTGTGAAAACGCGTGCTCGAGCGCCCGGCGTGCAGAAGGCAGGCGGTGAACAGGGTATCAGGTAAAACCCGCGTATGAGAAAGCTTATACCGAGACGATTGGCAGGAGAGGGTGAAATGAACGATGACCGAACCGTCGTCGATATGCTCGAACGAGTACGGACGTTGCGCCGACGCAAGTGTTGTCCCACCTGCGGTGCCGTCGTTTCGATTCGCGGATTCAGGGGCGAGTATCGCTGGGAGTGTGTGGATTGTGATGCGATCGGTATCGGATACACGTCTCGTTCGGCCGCTTTGAATGGGCTTGGCCGCCAACACAGGTGACGTAGCCGTTGACGGATACGAGACACACACCGTCGTTCCTCTCAATTCGAGTGATGTTCCCGAAGCGACACTCGTACGGTGTGGCTTTATGCCATCATCAGTGGGACCATAGCCCGGGTTCATGCCAATCGAAAACCTTGCCCGAAGTGACGTTGTAACGGCACGAGAAGACGAATCCGTCCGGGAGCTCGCGACACGTATGGACGAGTCCAAAGTCGGAAGCATCGTAATCACGGACGGTAACGAACCGGTCGGGATCGTCACCGACCGCGACCTCGCCCTGCGGGTGATTGGAGACGGGACGGATCCGGCGTCTACGACAGCCGGAGAGGTCATGACAGATTCGCTGACGACTGTCGACCAAACGGACGGCTTCTACCGTGCCACCGAACTAATGAGCGAACACGGTATTCGCCGATTACCGGTCTGTAACGAGAACAACGAACTGGTCGGTATCATCACCTCCGACGATCTCACCGAACTGCTCGCCGAGGAGCAAATGCAGCTCTCGGACGTGATCCAGGCCCA comes from the Natronosalvus amylolyticus genome and includes:
- a CDS encoding CBS domain-containing protein; the encoded protein is MPIENLARSDVVTAREDESVRELATRMDESKVGSIVITDGNEPVGIVTDRDLALRVIGDGTDPASTTAGEVMTDSLTTVDQTDGFYRATELMSEHGIRRLPVCNENNELVGIITSDDLTELLAEEQMQLSDVIQAQRPAY
- a CDS encoding DUF456 domain-containing protein codes for the protein MDLVAVLAIVLLVAGILGTLVPLVPGGLLSLSGLYLYWWHSGFAEPGLLALGVLTLLGVLTLVAELFASSFAARAGGASWETTGVAAIVAIALMFISGPLGLLVGLFGTVFLLEFARNGDADQSARTAVFATAGILASTAIQVLLTTTLFVGFLVAVFVL